The Neosynechococcus sphagnicola sy1 genome segment ATGCGGGTGAGGTGCATGGTGGGGAACAACCAAATATTGATGCCGGGATCATCCCTAGGGCAGCGTCTGGCTTAAAAAGGAATATCGTCAAGATCGACTTCAGGTGCGGGGGGAGGGGCTGACGGGGCTTTGGAGGTTGCAGGCTTGGCAGCAGGGGCACTGGGAGGTTTAGTTGCTGTGGCGGGGGGGTGGGTTTGCTCGCAGCGGTGCTGACGTAGGACTCAAAATGGGTATCTGCACCCAGGCGGTGGATGCGCTGGGCCGTGAGTTCGGCGCGTTTCTCCTTAAACCCCTCCCGTTCGATGGTGTTCATGCTCAGTCGGCCTTCAATGACCACGCGATCGCCCTCGTGGTAGCGTTCCTGAATTTCCTGGGCCAGGTTCCCCCAGCCAATGACCTTCAACGTCGCTAGGGGGTCTTCTGCCCGCAGTCCTGGAAACTGGACGAGCATTTCGGCAAT includes the following:
- a CDS encoding single-stranded DNA-binding protein → MNSCILMAEIIQDPQLRYTPEQTPIAEMLVQFPGLRAEDPLATLKVIGWGNLAQEIQERYHEGDRVVIEGRLSMNTIEREGFKEKRAELTAQRIHRLGADTHFESYVSTAASKPTPPPQQLNLPVPLLPSLQPPKPRQPLPPHLKSILTIFLFKPDAALGMIPASIFGCSPPCTSPALI